The genomic DNA GCATCCCGACTCCGAGTCCTCGGTACTGCCCAACCTGCTCCGGTATTATTCGATACGACAGGTCTCAATGCCATTCGCCAACGTCTTGATACTCTCAAAGCCGGGCTCAAAGTCGCTACACATCGCACCCAAGCGACCACAGGTCTTGTGGCACCTCCCGATCTTACCGCAATCGACCGTCTGGAGGACGTGATAACGGCACTACGCAACAAAACGAACGCATCCCACCTTTTACGCAAAAATGCCGTGGCGCTTGCCAAGCTCACACCGGTTCCAGAACTCCGCGATGTCAGCGACCTGGCAGGGCTTATTCCTCGTCTCACAAAGAGCCGGCAAGATGTTGAACGCGCTCGCCAACGCTGCATTGCCGAGCAATCCAAGCTGGAGCATTGCCGTGTGCAGATTGAAAAACGACTTACTGAGATAGGACATTGTCCATTGTGCGGTGCGGATCTGGACGAAGCCCATGCCACGCGCTTTCTTCACGAATCGAGGGCGAATGACGAAGACGTACGGAGTACCAAATGACAACGCTTCCCGAAATTCACACATCGGGCTTCTTCTTTATTGCGGATGCGCATTTGGCAGGCCGCCCCCCAGGACAGCGCTTGGAAGGATATCAGGAACAGATTCTTGCAAAAGTCGAGGCATGCCTTATTGAAGCAGCCAAACGCGATATGCTTCCCGTATTTTTGGGAGACCTCTTTCATTGGCCTCGTGAGAACCCCAACAATTTACTTGTGGCCTTGATCGCTCTATTCCGCGACTACACGCCGTATGTCTTGGTTGGCAATCATGATAAATACGAAGCGCGATTGACGACGGATGTTTCTTTGGCTGTTTTGGAAGAAGCGGGTGTAGTGCATGTGATGAAAGAGGCAGGCCCCGTTCTACGCGCTCATATGCCAGGCGCCAATGTGGTGCTTGGCGCATCGCCGGATGGAACTCCGCTCCCCACACACTATGACAAAGAAGAAGATGAAACGGTTGTCTGGATAAGCCACCATGGAATAGGATTTCCCGATTTTCGTGATCGTCCCATACGCATCAGCGAGATTCCCGGAGTGGACTGGGTCGTCAATGGGCATATCCACCGCCCCCAACCAACGGAAACGTGTGGTCAAACTCGTTGGGCCAATCCGGGCAATATTGTGCGTCTCACGTTTTCTCAACGGTCTTTAAAGCGTATTCCGGCCGCCTCATACTGGGTTCCCGGATGCGATGATATTGAACATTGGCCCGTGCCGCACCTTCCCTTTTATGATGTCTTCCCGGACCAGGATTTTCCTGTTGAACCGGAAGGACAATCCAGCGAATCTCGTTTTCTTGAAGGACTTGAGCGTCTTGCCTGGAAACGAACTCGCGAAGGCGTAGGACTGCGCCAGTTTCTCCAGGATAATCTCACCCCGGAAACACCGGAAACTGAACTTATTTGGAACCTCTACAAGGAAGTGACCGATGTCCAAAACAAATGACAACACCACGGCAAACGATGCCGTATTGGAAAAAGAATTAGCTGATTTACGTCGTGAATACGAACGGTTGCGCGATGACAAAGTCCGAGCAGAACAAAATCTCGACAACCTGACGGCGCAACTCAAGGACTTAGAGCAACGCGCCCAAACGGAATATGGCACAGCCGACCCCAAAGAACTTGAAGAACTTCTCGCGACAAAACGCGCAGAAAATGCGAAACTCGTTCACGAGTACCGTGAACATATCACCATGGTGCGCGAAAATCTGGATGCAGTGGAGCGAGGACTCGACGACGAGTCCTCCGTGTGATCCTCACCAACTCTTTGAGGAGGTTGTTATGTCGTGGAAAATTACAATTGGCATGATGGCCCTGGTTCTGCTCATTTCTACCGGTGCGTCAGCCGCCGACATGGACTTTTTTGACAGTTGCACCCCGCAAATGGAAGCCGAGTTCATTGCGCAGGCCCGCTCCGACCCGCATGCAGCCTTGAACGCAGCCTTATGCAGTGACAGCCTTATTCGCGCCAATGACGGGAATCGGGAAATCTTAGCCGAAAAAGGTCTCTACTGGGCTCAAAAAGCCGTTACGGCCATGCCCGATAGCGCTGCTGCGCAACTTGTCACAGCAATTTTGCTTGGATACAAAATCAAATATGATTCTTTCGTAAAAAAGATGTTGGAAGGGCTCGACGTTGTACCGCTCATCGAAAAATATGCGTACGAAGCTGCCCGGCTTGACCCCTCCATCGCAAAAGGAGGGCCTGACCGTGTGCTTGGAGAGCTCTTTTTCAAGGCTCCCGACCCACCGGAAAGTATTGGCAATATGGCGATTGCCATCGAACACTTCCAGCGTGCCGTATCATATGGTCCAAATTTCGCCTTGAACCGTTTACTGCTGGCGCGGGCGCTTATCCAGAAGGGGGAGTCGCTCAAAGGATGTGAACAACTCCAACAGGCCCGCGACGCCGGCCCACAACCCATCCCCGGAGTCGTTGACAACATCTTTGCCCTATACCAGAAGCACTGCCTTAATTCCGAAAGCAACTAACCTTTTTCAGCGATCATATATGAAACACAGTATTTGGGGGTACGTTGGCTGCGTGGCGCTATTGTGCCTGCTGTCCGTTGGTATCTCTCCAGTCTCTTCCGGACATGCCCAGAACACGACGGAAACACCCGCATTGGTTTCAGCCGAAGATGGCGCGAAGCCTGTGGACAATTCTCCCGTGACGTTTGATAGATCTCGGGAAGCCGAATTCATCGATGCCGTGGGCTCACTGCTCGAAACAGTGACGAATAATGAGGCCAAATTAGTTAAGCTTGGACGGGCATTATCCCGGGCCAAAACCGAAGACGAGCGTAACAGCATCAAGACCGACATACAAAATACCGAAGCGGTCTTAAACAAACAACGCCGGTCTCTTCGCGAAATAGCATCGGGTCTGTCGAGTCTTGAATTCAAGCCCGGAACAGTAGAAGACGTGGATTGGAAATCCGAGTTGCAAGCGCTGCTGGGCCCCTTATTCCGCGAACTCCGCCAGTTTACCCAACGCCCGAGAAAAATAGAGGCGTATCGTACAGAAATCGCCTCCAAAAAAGCTTTGCTCTCGAAAATTGATCAAGCCCTCAAGCGAATCAACGACCTTGCCGATGCGACCGAAGTCAGAGTCATCGACACCTATCTTGACACGGAAAAGAAACGACTCCTTGAACAACAGGCACAAGTCGAAAACGACATCGCCGTGGCAACATTGCAGCTCCAGCAAATCCTTGATGACCGGGGTTCTTTGACCGAAACGATAAGTGGCCTGTTTGCGATGTTTTTTAAGACACGAGGCAAAAATCTCCTTATTGCCATAGGAATTTTTTTCGGCGTTCTTGTCGTTCTTCGTGCCTTCCATGCACTTTTTCGCCAACGTATTCTTTCCGGGCGCTTCCGAAGCGATGGTTTTGCGTTTCGTCTGCTTGATATCAGCATCAGTGCTTTTGTCGTCCTCATGTCTGTTTCAAGCGGCTTGGCTGTTTTGTATGTCTCAGGCGATTGGGTTCTCCTCGGTTTGTCCATTGTTCTCGTCGTATCCATTGCGTGGTCTGCAAAACAAGGCATAGGCGCCTTTTTCGAACAGACCAAACTTCTCCTCAATCTTGGAGCTGTCCGTGAGGGGGAGCGCATTGTGTATAATGGTTTACCCTTTCGTGTGGAACGACTCCACTATTACACCACCTTGATCAATCCAGCATTAAGCGGTGCTCGTCTTCGTGTACGGCTCGACGACCTCATCAACCGCAGCTCTCGCCCCTATAGTGAAGACGAAAGATGGTTCCCCACTGACCCCGGTGATTGGGTCTGCCTCAATGATGATACCTTTGGCCAAATAGCTTCGCAAACATCCGAATACGTGGTCTTGACCCTTTTCGGAAACACCCCGAAAACCTATATCACGACAGACTTCCTCGCGAAGGAACCTGCAAATCTTTCAGGAGGCTTCAATGTGCGTTCAACATTCGGCGTCGATTATCGTCACCAATCCGAAGCCACTACGGCAATCCCGGAACGTCTTGAAGCATCAGTGAGAGCCGCGTTCACCAAAGAAGGCTACGATCACAATTTGGTCTCTCTCACCGTAGATTTCAAGGAAGCCGGCGCATCTTCCCTCGATATCGCCATTTATGCAGCATTTACTGGCGATGTTGCCTCGGCTTGCTTTCAGCTTGAGCGGTTAATTCAAAAAACTGCAGTTAATACAGCAACAACCTGCAACTGGGTTATACCATTCCCGCAACTCACCGTTGAACAACGCATTGTCACCAGTGACACACAGGAAAAAAAAGAAGACGAGGAAGCCTCCCCTTCGTAATGGAGGGGCTTTCTCGTCCTGTTATCATCTTCACTCGTTTTCTCGGACGCGACAGAGAGTTCTTGTCGCGTCCGAGAAAACGAGTTGCTGTATTGTTATTCCTCGGATTTATACTGGATGATCTTGGAATGCGGTGGCACCGACTGTGTGAGCCAGACATTCCCCCCGATGGTTGAACGTTCCCCTATGGTGATTCGACCGAGAATCGTTGCACCGGAATAGATCGTAACACGATCTTCCACCACCGGATGGCGCGCAATGCCTTTGATGAGCTTGCCGGCATCGTCCTTCGGGAATGACTTGGCGCCGAGCGTGACCCCCTGATAAATACGTACATGCTTCCCAATGATGCACGTCTCTCCGATAACAGTGCCCGTTCCATGGTCAATAAAGAATGATTCGTCGATCTCCGCACCCGGATGAATATCGATGCCCGTTTTAGAGTGCGCCATTTCCGTAATAATTCTCGGAATCAGGTCCACTCCCAAATGATACAGTTCATGGGCAATTCGATAATGTGTTAAAGCGATAATCGACGGATAACAGAAGATGGTCTCACCGGGACTTTTCGCTGCCGGATCACCCTCAAAAGCCGCAAGCACATCGGAAGAGAGCAATTCTCTGACTTTGGGCAAGGTAGAAATAAAGCGTTGTGTCAATACCGCCGCTCGACTTTCGCACTCCATGCACGTTCCCAACTCTCCGTCACAAAAAAAACAGAAACCACGCTTGATTTGCTCGGCCAAAAGCCGTGACACGGCATCAAGATTGGCACCAATATGATATCGCATGGATTCCGGTGAAATTTCACTCAGACCATAATACCCCGGGAAGATGACGGCACGGAGCTTCTCCATAATATACGCCAACGTCTCAATGGACGGCATCGGCTGATCATGCAACGGACGATGGTACACATGCTTGTATGAATCGGGGCAACACAGTTTTTCAACGACATCATCGAGTGAAAGAACCGGTTCCTCTTGTGGATTAATCATGAACAACTCCTCAAAAATACACTCTGCTTTCCCTTGTTGGAAAAGACAATGAATTGACGTGGCCATCCGACGGCACACCTCTTATGCTGTAGCATGGCACACCCCTTCGTGCCAGCTCATTCTTTATCTGTTGAGAGAAGACATAAGACGAGGTGAACGTGAATCGACGACGTTATTCTCCGGTTCTCCGTTTGGCGAGACCAAATTTTTTAAGCTTGTATTGTAGCGTTCGCCGACTGATCCCCAATGCAGTGGCAGTCCGCTCTCGGTGTCCTCCCGTTCGTTTCAATGCGGCCAAGATGGCCTGGCGCTCTGCTTCATCAAGCGAAGCTTCACCACTCTCCTCCTCGATGGCTGAAGGGAACGACGATGCAGGAAGAGACGAATGAGGAACCGTGTTCGCAGCGTGAATATGCGGTGGCAACGACTCGGGGCCAATCGAGTCGGAACGTGACAAAATAAGCGCCCGCTCCAAGACATTTTCAAGTTCTCGAACGTTCCCGGGCCAGTGGTAATGTGACAAGGCATCAAGAAAAGCCGGTGTGACCCCGCGTACAGCCTTCCGGTTTTTATTGCCAAGTTTTTCTAAAAGAAAGCCGACAAGCAGCGGTAAATCATCAAGACGGTCACGCAGAGGCGGAATGGATATTTCCAAGACATTCAACCGAAAATACAAGTCTTCTCGAAAGCGACCGGCTTGAATCTCGTGATATAAATTTCGATTGGTAGCGGCGAGAATACGGACATCGGTTTCCACAGGCCGCACACTGCCTAGTGGCTCGACAACACGTTCTTGAATGGCGCGCAAGAGCTTGGCCTGTAAAGCCACCGGCATTTCTCCGATCTCATCAAGAAAAAGCGTACCTTCATGCGCGAGTTGAAATCGACCAGGTTTATCGCGCACCGCCCCGGTAAATGCACCCTTCACATATCCGAACAGTTCGCTTTCCAGTAACTCGGCAGGCAAAGCCGCACAATTGACCTTGATAAGCGGGTTATTGCTTCTCAGACTGACGGCATGAAGCCCTTCGGCCACAAGCTCCTTCCCCGTTCCGGATTCACCGAGGATAAGGACGGACGCTTCGGTTGGTCCCACCTGATTGATAAGCTCGCGCACTTCGCGCATACTGGGAGAATCGCCAATCAACCTCGGAGGACCGGCACGATCTGAAAGCTGTTGACGTAAACTTCTATTTTCCGCCAAAAGCCGGCCATATTCGCGAGCTTTATTGACAACTGCCAGCAGTTCATCGTTATCAGTCGGTTTGGTCAGATAATCGAATGCACCATGTTTCATGGCCTCGACAGCACTGCCCACACTGCCGTAGGCCGTCAACATAACAACCGGAAGCGCGTCGTTGCGCTTTCGAATAGCACGCAATGTTTCCATCCCGTCCATACCGGGTAAGTGGATATCAAGAAGAACCACATCGGGCGGCAATGCATTGTCAATGAGAGCCAAGCCGTCTTCTCCCGACTCCGCTTCGTCCACATCATACCCGGCATCAGTCATCACAGCCCGGACCATGAGGCGATGCCCACCTTCATCATCGATAATAAGAATTTTCGTCATGATACTATTTCATCGTCGTTTATCGAATCCGATGGGGTCGGCTCTGGCAAGAGAATATCAACACGCGTTCCCTTCTCCGGAGACGATTCAATATGGACGCGTCCTTTATGTTCGCGAATAATCTTATGGACAATGGCCAATCCTAATCCGGAACCGGATTTCTTCGTCGTGTAAAACGGCTCGAATGCTTTCTCACGTTCTTCCGGATTCATGCCCGGTCCATCGTCGATAATACTGATGCGTATAACATCGAGTTCATGGTTCGCAGCCACAATGACCGTACCACCCGTCTTTTTCAAAGCAGATAAGCTGTTCATAATGAGATTGAGCAAGACCTGCTTCAATGCATCGGGGTCAGCATAGACGGTTTCAGTCTGTAAGGCTGTCGCCAGTGTAATGGTTTCGTGATCGTAATCAAAGCTGACCAATTCGCAAATGTGCGCCACGAGCTGCGGTAAATTAATTTTTTTGGCATCAATAGCCCGCGGTCGAGAAAGAAAAAGCAAATCCGTAACGACGCGGTTAAGGCGATCAGCTTCACTCACCATCGTTTGAGCGTATTTTTCTTCAGGATCCTTCCCTTTCAGCTTGGATGCAAAAAATTGGGCGAATCCGCGCAAGGAACTCAATGGATTCCGGATTTCATGCGCCACTCCAGCAGCAAGACGACCGATGGCAGCAAGCTTCTGTGTTTCCCGGAGAGCTTCTTCCAGCGAACGAATCCGGGTACGATCACGCAGAATAACCAAAGCGGCGTCACGATCATTCGCTGTCATATTTTTACTGAATGCATCAGCAAGCGGGACGGTAAGCAACTCCAAAGAAAGTCCTTCCCGATCAAGTTGTTGCCATATCAAGCCAGAAGACGACGCAGGTGCGCCCTCGTCAACGTGTTCAAGGTCACGAGTCAACCCATCAAACGATGCTCCAACCAACTTTTCCCCATCAACATCAGGTAATCGACCCAAAATAGCTTTTGCAGCCGGATTTGCGGCTTTGACGATGCCATCTTCATCAAGGGTCAACAAGCCGTCTGGCAAAGCATCGAGGAGTTTGGAGCGAAATGTTTCAAGACGCACGACACGACCGGATTGCTCCCGCCTGCGAAAATAAGCGAAAAGCAAGGCCAGTAACGTGAATGCAACAATGAGTACATACCCGGTCTGCAGGATCGCATTACGCTTGAAGGTATTGTACAGCGCATAGTGCTCGGCCTTGTTCAGGCCAACCAAAAGGATGATTTCTTCTTTAAATGACGGAAGAGCACCACTGCGGGATGGACGCAAATACGCCATACCTTCACGGGCACGTTCGGCATAGGCAAGCAGTACCGTTTTTCCCGACTTCAGCGTTCCTAACCACTCTCCCGTTTGTTTGATCACCTCTTGAGCAGTCTGGGGCAAGTCCAGTCCCCGGGGCGGGATTTGGCCAGCATTGCCAGCAAACAAAAAGAGGCGTCCGGTCTTATCGTATGCCCCAAGGTAATCGACCTCTCCCGAGGCAACAAGTTCCCCAAAAAACTCCTTGGCGCGTGCTTGAAAGATATCCGGGGCGACCAGACCGAACCGACGCTCGCCGCGCAACAAGTTGGTTTGGACTCCCCGTAACATAGTCCTGGCAGAAAGCAGGACGTGCTGATCAATAAATTGTTGCTGTTGACGCAGGTTTTGCCACGTAACGAAAACAAGCCCCAAGCCGAAAACGACCAATGAGGACACGGCCAGAAACAGAGGACCGCGCTGCTGTTGCCTGAAACCGATATCCATAATTTTGCCGGCTCCCGGCCAAGCTTATTGTTCTGTCATGACGATGGCGTAAATGTCATCGACTGTTTTGGCGTTTTCCAGAGCAACTTCCCGGAAGGTCATATCGCCGAAGGCGGTAATACCGGCCTTGGCTAATCGGGCCTGCATCTCCGACAGTGCAATGCCGGACTGACGAGCAAAATCGGCCAACATCATGGTATCAAGCTCTGTAGGGGCCGATTGCTGTCCAGCAGGAGGAACATCTTGTTCCGCGGGTACTATCGCCGTCGGGGGCGCGGGTTCTGCTGTTTGCGTTGGGATCGGAGGCTCGGCCGTCTCTGGCGGTGTCCCCCCCGTATTGTCTGCCGAATCGTTGTCATCCAGGATGATATCGTTCTTTTCTCCGGGATTACCACGCACCGACGGCACATCTTCCCGCAATGCTTGGTAGATATCAAAAGTTGACAAATTGTTGGATGCGGCAATTTGAGACAAACTCATATCACCTGTTGCAGCGATATTGGCTCCGGTCAACTTGTGTAAAACG from Desulfovibrio inopinatus DSM 10711 includes the following:
- a CDS encoding two-component system sensor histidine kinase NtrB, whose translation is MDIGFRQQQRGPLFLAVSSLVVFGLGLVFVTWQNLRQQQQFIDQHVLLSARTMLRGVQTNLLRGERRFGLVAPDIFQARAKEFFGELVASGEVDYLGAYDKTGRLFLFAGNAGQIPPRGLDLPQTAQEVIKQTGEWLGTLKSGKTVLLAYAERAREGMAYLRPSRSGALPSFKEEIILLVGLNKAEHYALYNTFKRNAILQTGYVLIVAFTLLALLFAYFRRREQSGRVVRLETFRSKLLDALPDGLLTLDEDGIVKAANPAAKAILGRLPDVDGEKLVGASFDGLTRDLEHVDEGAPASSSGLIWQQLDREGLSLELLTVPLADAFSKNMTANDRDAALVILRDRTRIRSLEEALRETQKLAAIGRLAAGVAHEIRNPLSSLRGFAQFFASKLKGKDPEEKYAQTMVSEADRLNRVVTDLLFLSRPRAIDAKKINLPQLVAHICELVSFDYDHETITLATALQTETVYADPDALKQVLLNLIMNSLSALKKTGGTVIVAANHELDVIRISIIDDGPGMNPEEREKAFEPFYTTKKSGSGLGLAIVHKIIREHKGRVHIESSPEKGTRVDILLPEPTPSDSINDDEIVS
- a CDS encoding sigma-54-dependent transcriptional regulator; this translates as MTKILIIDDEGGHRLMVRAVMTDAGYDVDEAESGEDGLALIDNALPPDVVLLDIHLPGMDGMETLRAIRKRNDALPVVMLTAYGSVGSAVEAMKHGAFDYLTKPTDNDELLAVVNKAREYGRLLAENRSLRQQLSDRAGPPRLIGDSPSMREVRELINQVGPTEASVLILGESGTGKELVAEGLHAVSLRSNNPLIKVNCAALPAELLESELFGYVKGAFTGAVRDKPGRFQLAHEGTLFLDEIGEMPVALQAKLLRAIQERVVEPLGSVRPVETDVRILAATNRNLYHEIQAGRFREDLYFRLNVLEISIPPLRDRLDDLPLLVGFLLEKLGNKNRKAVRGVTPAFLDALSHYHWPGNVRELENVLERALILSRSDSIGPESLPPHIHAANTVPHSSLPASSFPSAIEEESGEASLDEAERQAILAALKRTGGHRERTATALGISRRTLQYKLKKFGLAKRRTGE
- the epsC gene encoding serine O-acetyltransferase EpsC, which gives rise to MINPQEEPVLSLDDVVEKLCCPDSYKHVYHRPLHDQPMPSIETLAYIMEKLRAVIFPGYYGLSEISPESMRYHIGANLDAVSRLLAEQIKRGFCFFCDGELGTCMECESRAAVLTQRFISTLPKVRELLSSDVLAAFEGDPAAKSPGETIFCYPSIIALTHYRIAHELYHLGVDLIPRIITEMAHSKTGIDIHPGAEIDESFFIDHGTGTVIGETCIIGKHVRIYQGVTLGAKSFPKDDAGKLIKGIARHPVVEDRVTIYSGATILGRITIGERSTIGGNVWLTQSVPPHSKIIQYKSEE
- a CDS encoding metallophosphoesterase family protein — protein: MTTLPEIHTSGFFFIADAHLAGRPPGQRLEGYQEQILAKVEACLIEAAKRDMLPVFLGDLFHWPRENPNNLLVALIALFRDYTPYVLVGNHDKYEARLTTDVSLAVLEEAGVVHVMKEAGPVLRAHMPGANVVLGASPDGTPLPTHYDKEEDETVVWISHHGIGFPDFRDRPIRISEIPGVDWVVNGHIHRPQPTETCGQTRWANPGNIVRLTFSQRSLKRIPAASYWVPGCDDIEHWPVPHLPFYDVFPDQDFPVEPEGQSSESRFLEGLERLAWKRTREGVGLRQFLQDNLTPETPETELIWNLYKEVTDVQNK